One Cellulomonas sp. Y8 DNA segment encodes these proteins:
- the rph gene encoding ribonuclease PH codes for MTSDPTVTTSAAPATGRAAASRGDGRAVDELRPIAITRRYLDAGEGSVLVEFGGTKVLCVASFTAGVPRWRKGSGEGWVTAEYAMLPRATSSRSDRESVRGKVGGRTHEISRLIGRSLRAIIDVAALGENTIVLDCDVLQADGGTRTASVTGAYVALADAVAWGIAQGSVDARKVVLRDSVSAVSVGVVGGRPVLDLPYEEDVRADTDMNVVVTGSGSFVEVQGTAEHAPFDRAELDSLLDLALVGTSELARVQREVLALPAGQTVTVRGGAQAVTA; via the coding sequence ATGACCTCCGACCCCACCGTCACCACCTCCGCCGCGCCCGCGACCGGCCGCGCGGCCGCCTCCCGCGGCGACGGCCGCGCCGTCGACGAGCTCCGCCCGATCGCGATCACCCGCCGCTACCTGGACGCGGGCGAGGGCAGCGTGCTCGTCGAGTTCGGCGGCACCAAGGTGCTGTGCGTGGCGTCGTTCACCGCGGGCGTGCCGCGCTGGCGCAAGGGCTCCGGCGAGGGCTGGGTCACCGCCGAGTACGCGATGCTGCCCCGCGCCACGTCCTCCCGCTCGGACCGCGAGTCGGTCCGGGGCAAGGTCGGCGGCCGCACGCACGAGATCTCCCGGCTGATCGGCCGGTCGCTGCGCGCGATCATCGACGTCGCGGCGCTCGGCGAGAACACCATCGTCCTCGACTGCGACGTGCTGCAGGCCGACGGCGGCACCCGCACCGCCTCCGTGACCGGCGCCTACGTCGCGCTCGCGGACGCCGTCGCGTGGGGCATCGCCCAGGGCTCGGTCGACGCCCGCAAGGTCGTGCTGCGCGACTCGGTGTCGGCCGTGAGCGTCGGCGTGGTCGGCGGCCGGCCGGTGCTGGACCTGCCGTACGAGGAGGACGTGCGCGCGGACACCGACATGAACGTCGTCGTCACCGGCTCGGGCAGCTTCGTCGAGGTGCAGGGCACGGCCGAGCACGCGCCGTTCGACCGCGCCGAGCTGGACTCGCTGCTCGACCTGGCGCTGGTCGGCACGTCGGAGCTGGCGCGCGTGCAGCGCGAGGTGCTGGCCCTGCCGGCGGGGCAGACCGTCACGGTCCGCGGGGGCGCGCAGGCGGTGACCGCGTGA
- the rdgB gene encoding RdgB/HAM1 family non-canonical purine NTP pyrophosphatase, whose protein sequence is MTGPARLVLATHNAHKLGELRAILVPALPGLDPDSVVGARDVGAPEPVEDGVTFAENALIKARALAAHTGLPAVADDSGLSVDVLGGAPGIFSARWSGRHGDDRANLDLLLAQLSDIAPEHRGARFTCAAALVTPDGEEHVELGHLAGTLATAPRGEHGFGYDPILVPAGGDLTCAELAPEEKNRISHRGQAFRALVPAVVAVLGREPRG, encoded by the coding sequence GTGACCGGCCCGGCCCGGCTCGTCCTCGCCACCCACAACGCGCACAAGCTCGGCGAGCTGCGCGCCATCCTCGTGCCGGCCCTGCCCGGGCTGGACCCGGACTCGGTGGTCGGCGCCCGCGACGTCGGCGCGCCCGAGCCGGTCGAGGACGGCGTGACGTTCGCGGAGAACGCGCTCATCAAGGCCCGCGCGCTCGCCGCGCACACCGGCCTGCCCGCCGTGGCGGACGACTCCGGCCTGTCGGTCGACGTCCTCGGCGGCGCGCCCGGCATCTTCTCGGCCCGCTGGTCCGGCCGGCACGGCGACGACCGCGCCAACCTCGACCTGCTGCTCGCGCAGCTGTCCGACATCGCGCCGGAGCACCGCGGCGCGCGGTTCACCTGCGCCGCCGCGCTGGTCACGCCGGACGGCGAGGAGCACGTCGAGCTCGGCCACCTGGCCGGCACGCTGGCGACCGCGCCCCGCGGGGAGCACGGGTTCGGCTACGACCCGATCCTGGTGCCCGCGGGCGGCGACCTCACCTGCGCCGAGCTCGCCCCGGAGGAGAAGAACCGCATCTCGCACCGCGGGCAGGCGTTCCGCGCGCTGGTGCCGGCCGTCGTCGCCGTGCTGGGCCGGGAGCCGCGTGGCTGA
- a CDS encoding ABC-F family ATP-binding cassette domain-containing protein — MADVHLVADGLTFGYPGRPVLDGVGLSASAGDRVGVVGENGAGKTTLLRLLAGDLAPTAGEVRRSGSVSVVQQELDVPPGSTIGDLVRRTASHVRAAAARLDEVVAGFDHEGGDLAALADAIAAVDRLAAWDVDRRVDEALTRFGAPRDPDRRLDTLSVGEAYRARLACHVAERADVLLLDEPTNHLDVGGIDYLTAQLQQWPGVVVIVTHDRRLLDDVMTAILDLDPSMDGRPVLYGATRYATYRFAKDQALRRWRARYAQERKRAAKLAQRLDESYEGLSDEWRPPKGSQKHRRGTRARIHVKAADRLVQKLEAEAVEVPVPPPALAFPDLPSIPADYAGGPLLELRAPRVAGRLDLPGVRVDLPPAGRLLVTGANGAGKSTLLGALAGRTPLDRGHRAVAPGVRLGVLVQDDDSPARLATTGFEAAARRALDLLRSGALDPAHVLPVAALGLLEEEDLDRPLGELSVGQRRRFELAAALVAAPHVLLLDEPTNHLSIALVDELTEALRLTSAAVVVATHDRAMRADLADWPAIEL; from the coding sequence GTGGCTGACGTCCACCTGGTCGCGGACGGCCTGACCTTCGGGTACCCGGGGCGGCCGGTCCTCGACGGCGTCGGCCTGTCCGCGTCCGCGGGCGACCGGGTCGGCGTCGTCGGCGAGAACGGCGCGGGCAAGACGACGCTGCTCCGGCTGCTCGCCGGCGACCTCGCCCCCACCGCGGGCGAGGTCCGGCGGTCGGGGTCGGTGTCGGTCGTGCAGCAGGAGCTCGACGTGCCGCCGGGGTCGACGATCGGCGACCTGGTGCGCCGGACCGCGTCCCACGTGCGCGCCGCCGCGGCGCGGCTGGACGAGGTGGTCGCGGGCTTCGACCACGAGGGCGGCGACCTCGCCGCGCTGGCCGACGCGATCGCCGCGGTCGACCGGCTCGCGGCCTGGGACGTCGACCGGCGCGTGGACGAGGCGCTCACCCGGTTCGGCGCCCCGCGCGACCCGGACCGCCGGCTGGACACGCTGAGCGTGGGGGAGGCGTACCGCGCGCGGCTGGCCTGCCACGTCGCCGAGCGCGCCGACGTCCTGCTGCTGGACGAGCCGACCAACCACCTGGACGTCGGGGGGATCGACTACCTGACCGCCCAGCTGCAGCAGTGGCCGGGGGTCGTCGTCATCGTCACGCACGACCGGCGGCTGCTGGACGACGTGATGACCGCGATCCTCGACCTGGACCCGTCGATGGACGGCCGCCCGGTGCTGTACGGGGCGACCCGGTACGCCACCTACCGGTTCGCCAAGGACCAGGCGCTGCGTCGCTGGCGCGCGCGGTACGCCCAGGAGCGCAAGCGCGCGGCGAAGCTGGCCCAGCGGCTCGACGAGTCCTACGAGGGGCTGTCCGACGAGTGGCGCCCGCCCAAGGGCTCGCAGAAGCACCGCCGCGGCACCCGCGCGCGCATCCACGTGAAGGCCGCCGACCGGCTGGTGCAGAAGCTCGAGGCCGAGGCGGTGGAGGTGCCGGTGCCGCCGCCCGCCCTGGCGTTCCCTGACCTGCCGAGCATCCCCGCCGACTACGCCGGCGGGCCGCTGCTGGAGCTGCGCGCGCCGCGCGTCGCGGGCCGGCTGGACCTGCCGGGCGTGCGGGTGGACCTGCCGCCGGCGGGCCGCCTGCTGGTGACCGGGGCGAACGGGGCCGGGAAGTCGACGCTGCTCGGCGCACTGGCGGGACGCACCCCGCTGGACCGGGGGCACCGGGCCGTCGCGCCCGGCGTGCGGCTGGGCGTGCTGGTGCAGGACGACGACAGCCCTGCGCGGCTCGCGACGACGGGGTTCGAGGCCGCCGCGCGGCGCGCGCTGGACCTGCTGCGGTCCGGGGCCCTCGACCCGGCGCACGTGCTGCCGGTGGCGGCGCTGGGCCTGCTCGAGGAGGAGGACCTGGACCGGCCGCTCGGCGAGCTGTCCGTCGGGCAGCGGCGGCGGTTCGAGCTCGCGGCCGCGCTGGTGGCCGCCCCCCACGTGCTGCTCCTGGACGAGCCGACCAACCACCTGTCGATCGCCCTGGTGGACGAGCTGACGGAGGCCCTGCGCCTGACGTCGGCGGCGGTGGTCGTCGCGACCCACGACCGCGCCATGCGGGCGGACCTGGCGGACTGGCCGGCGATCGAGCTGTAG
- a CDS encoding Pr6Pr family membrane protein, whose translation MTAEARTPGAPGARTGGAGLAVARVLHALLALAAAGGVALEVSRALAEGPGDAGTTTERLVRLFSYFTIQSNLLVLVASALHAARPARTGRLMAVLHLDALLCIAVTGVVYHTVLADAGVDLTPSGDLANFLLHTVTPVGTWVVWLLVGPRPRFGGATVAWSVLYPLAWIAYTFVRGAATGWYPYPFLDAGALGLATAARNTALVAVAFLVLALLVRLLERVLPATPRAR comes from the coding sequence GTGACCGCCGAGGCGCGGACCCCGGGCGCGCCGGGCGCGCGGACCGGGGGCGCCGGGCTCGCCGTCGCCCGCGTGCTGCACGCGCTGCTCGCGCTGGCGGCCGCCGGCGGCGTCGCCCTCGAGGTGTCCCGCGCGCTCGCCGAGGGCCCCGGCGACGCCGGGACGACCACCGAGCGGCTGGTCCGGCTGTTCTCCTACTTCACGATCCAGTCGAACCTGCTCGTGCTCGTCGCGTCGGCGCTGCACGCCGCCCGGCCCGCGCGCACCGGCCGGCTCATGGCCGTGCTGCACCTGGACGCGCTGCTGTGCATCGCCGTGACCGGCGTGGTCTACCACACGGTCCTCGCCGACGCGGGCGTCGACCTGACCCCGTCGGGCGACCTGGCGAACTTCCTGCTGCACACCGTGACGCCGGTCGGCACCTGGGTGGTGTGGCTGCTCGTCGGCCCGCGCCCGCGGTTCGGCGGCGCGACCGTCGCCTGGTCGGTCCTCTACCCGCTGGCGTGGATCGCGTACACGTTCGTCCGCGGGGCGGCGACGGGCTGGTACCCCTACCCGTTCCTCGACGCCGGCGCCCTGGGGCTGGCGACGGCCGCGCGCAACACGGCGCTGGTCGCGGTGGCGTTCCTGGTGCTCGCCCTCCTGGTCCGCCTCCTGGAGCGCGTCCTCCCGGCCACGCCGCGCGCCCGCTGA
- a CDS encoding NUDIX hydrolase family protein, giving the protein MTDTADLPREPERPSGWLSPEGIAAARRSLPLLYVDAVPVRVDDSGDVVAVGLLLRVTPEGVMSRALVSGRVMYHERVRDALLRHIEKDLGPVALPQVPPTPQPFTVAEYFPTPGVTPYHDPRQHAVSLAYVVPVTGDCRPQQDALDLAWLTPEEACSEQVQVEMNGGQGLLLRQAMAHVGRMP; this is encoded by the coding sequence GTGACCGACACGGCTGACCTGCCCCGCGAGCCCGAGCGCCCCTCCGGGTGGCTGAGTCCCGAGGGCATCGCGGCGGCCCGCCGCTCGCTCCCCCTGCTCTACGTCGACGCCGTGCCCGTGCGGGTCGACGACTCCGGCGACGTGGTCGCCGTCGGCCTGCTGCTGCGGGTCACGCCCGAGGGCGTGATGTCCCGCGCGCTGGTCTCCGGCCGCGTGATGTACCACGAGCGGGTGCGCGACGCCCTGCTCCGGCACATCGAGAAGGACCTCGGCCCGGTGGCGCTGCCGCAGGTGCCGCCGACGCCGCAGCCGTTCACGGTCGCCGAGTACTTCCCCACCCCGGGCGTCACGCCGTACCACGACCCGCGCCAGCACGCGGTGTCGCTCGCCTACGTCGTGCCCGTGACCGGCGACTGCCGGCCGCAGCAGGACGCGCTCGACCTGGCCTGGCTCACGCCCGAGGAGGCGTGCAGCGAGCAGGTGCAGGTCGAGATGAACGGCGGCCAGGGCCTGCTGCTGCGCCAGGCGATGGCGCACGTCGGCCGGATGCCCTGA
- the trxA gene encoding thioredoxin encodes MATTELTADTIQKTITENDIVLVDFWADWCGPCKRFGPIFEQSSETHTDVVHAKVDTEAEQQLAAELQITSIPTLMAFREGILVFNQAGALPAPALEQVVDAVKALDMDDVRAQIDAARAAQS; translated from the coding sequence ATGGCAACGACCGAGCTGACGGCCGACACCATCCAGAAGACCATCACCGAGAACGACATCGTGCTCGTGGACTTCTGGGCGGACTGGTGCGGGCCGTGCAAGCGCTTCGGACCGATCTTCGAGCAGTCGTCGGAGACGCACACCGACGTCGTGCACGCGAAGGTGGACACCGAGGCCGAGCAGCAGCTGGCGGCCGAGCTGCAGATCACGTCGATCCCGACCCTGATGGCCTTCCGCGAGGGCATCCTCGTGTTCAACCAGGCGGGCGCCCTCCCGGCGCCGGCGCTGGAGCAGGTGGTCGACGCGGTCAAGGCGCTGGACATGGACGACGTCCGCGCGCAGATCGACGCGGCCCGGGCGGCGCAGAGCTGA
- a CDS encoding methyl-accepting chemotaxis protein, whose amino-acid sequence MTGTRGATGRDDGATAAVATTAGRGRGLGFTGKILLTVSAAIAMTGLLGWISILTLWQSTERTERMYSDHVTGLALASQVASHLNDAQSIGTDMRAARDAGDPFRADGLADDRGEAVGAALGALDEYAAIPALTDELGTAAADLRTALTTYQNLVGSSEGADSAARGAATRVDALIQAQTAAAADAAREATGAGDRAVLLELIALGVAAVVPAVAGVVVARRLSRRLNRVADAAQSLAGGDLTVASGVTGADEIGRTAAALDRATAALRETVSGIDGTARTVADAAGRLERSAGHVVSGADRTSEQAVVVAGAAEQVNRDVHTVAAGAEQMGASIREIARNAAEAAAVAGKATEAAARTNEQVTRLGTSSQEIGNVVKVITSIAEQTNLLALNATIEAARAGEAGKGFAVVAGEVKELAQETAKATEDIARRVETIQADTEGAVAAIGEIGTIIARIDDYQTTIASAVEEQTATTTEMSRSVGDAAAGSGEIAATITGVADASAGSTEELGRMGESIAELARMADDLRTRVAQFRH is encoded by the coding sequence ATGACCGGGACCAGGGGTGCGACGGGTCGGGACGACGGGGCGACGGCGGCCGTCGCGACCACCGCGGGCCGCGGGCGGGGGCTCGGCTTCACCGGGAAGATCCTGCTCACCGTGTCGGCGGCGATCGCCATGACCGGCCTGCTGGGCTGGATCTCGATCCTCACGCTGTGGCAGAGCACCGAGCGCACCGAGCGGATGTACTCCGACCACGTCACGGGCCTGGCGCTCGCCAGCCAGGTGGCCTCCCACCTGAACGACGCGCAGTCGATCGGCACCGACATGCGCGCGGCCCGCGACGCGGGCGACCCGTTCCGGGCCGACGGCCTGGCGGACGACCGAGGCGAGGCGGTCGGCGCGGCGCTCGGCGCCCTGGACGAGTACGCCGCGATCCCGGCCCTGACCGACGAGCTGGGCACCGCGGCCGCGGACCTCCGCACCGCGCTGACCACCTACCAGAACCTCGTGGGCTCCAGCGAGGGCGCGGACAGCGCGGCCCGGGGTGCCGCCACGCGCGTGGACGCGCTGATCCAGGCCCAGACGGCCGCCGCGGCCGACGCCGCCCGGGAGGCGACCGGCGCCGGCGACCGCGCCGTCCTCCTGGAGCTCATCGCCCTGGGCGTGGCGGCCGTCGTGCCGGCCGTGGCCGGCGTCGTCGTGGCCCGCCGCCTCAGCCGCCGCCTGAACCGGGTGGCCGACGCGGCGCAGTCGCTCGCCGGGGGTGACCTCACGGTGGCCAGCGGCGTGACCGGCGCCGACGAGATCGGCCGCACCGCCGCCGCGCTGGACCGCGCGACCGCCGCGCTCCGCGAGACGGTCTCCGGCATCGACGGGACGGCGCGCACCGTGGCCGACGCCGCGGGCCGGCTGGAGCGCTCGGCGGGCCACGTCGTGTCGGGCGCCGACCGCACCTCGGAGCAGGCCGTCGTCGTCGCCGGCGCGGCCGAGCAGGTCAACCGGGACGTGCACACGGTCGCGGCTGGCGCCGAGCAGATGGGCGCGTCGATCCGGGAGATCGCGCGGAACGCGGCCGAGGCCGCCGCCGTCGCCGGCAAGGCCACCGAGGCCGCCGCACGCACGAACGAGCAGGTCACCCGCCTGGGCACCTCGTCCCAGGAGATCGGGAACGTCGTCAAGGTCATCACGAGCATCGCCGAGCAGACCAACCTGCTCGCCCTGAACGCCACCATCGAGGCCGCCCGGGCGGGCGAGGCGGGCAAGGGCTTCGCCGTCGTCGCCGGCGAGGTCAAGGAGCTCGCGCAGGAGACGGCCAAGGCCACCGAGGACATCGCGCGCCGCGTCGAGACGATCCAGGCGGACACCGAGGGCGCCGTCGCGGCCATCGGCGAGATCGGCACGATCATCGCGCGGATCGACGACTACCAGACGACGATCGCGTCCGCCGTCGAGGAGCAGACCGCCACCACGACCGAGATGAGCCGCTCGGTCGGCGACGCGGCGGCCGGGTCCGGCGAGATCGCCGCCACCATCACCGGCGTCGCCGACGCCTCCGCCGGGAGCACCGAGGAGCTCGGCCGGATGGGCGAGTCGATCGCCGAGCTCGCGCGGATGGCCGACGACCTGCGGACCCGGGTGGCGCAGTTCCGGCACTGA
- the bcp gene encoding thioredoxin-dependent thiol peroxidase codes for MPRLAAGDTAPDFTLPTADGGSLTLSDLRGQGVVVYFYPAAGTPGCTKQACDFRDSLASLQAHGYAVVGVSPDSPEKLARFAEEEALTFPLVSDLEKQVLEAWGAWGEKSLYGKTVTGVIRSTVVVDPEGAVRLAQYNVKATGHVAKLRRDLGIDG; via the coding sequence ATGCCCCGCCTCGCCGCCGGCGACACCGCCCCGGACTTCACGCTGCCGACCGCCGACGGCGGCTCGCTGACCCTGTCGGACCTGCGCGGCCAGGGCGTCGTCGTCTACTTCTACCCGGCGGCCGGCACCCCGGGGTGCACCAAGCAGGCGTGCGACTTCCGCGACTCGCTCGCGTCGCTCCAGGCGCACGGCTACGCGGTCGTCGGCGTCTCCCCCGACTCCCCGGAGAAGCTCGCCCGGTTCGCCGAGGAGGAGGCCCTGACCTTCCCGCTGGTCTCCGACCTCGAGAAGCAGGTGCTCGAGGCCTGGGGCGCCTGGGGCGAGAAGTCGCTCTACGGCAAGACCGTCACCGGCGTCATCCGGTCGACCGTCGTCGTCGACCCCGAGGGCGCCGTCCGGCTCGCGCAGTACAACGTCAAGGCCACGGGGCACGTCGCCAAGCTGCGCCGCGACCTCGGCATCGACGGCTGA
- a CDS encoding co-chaperone GroES encodes MLNDRLLVQLDADASERRSSAGIVIPATAAVGKRLTWGSVVAAGQHVRQVAVGDRVLFDPDERAEVELEAQTYLLLREKDVHAVAEPRDGGQGTGLYL; translated from the coding sequence ATGCTGAACGACCGGCTGCTCGTCCAGCTCGACGCGGACGCCTCGGAGCGGCGGTCGAGCGCGGGCATCGTGATCCCGGCCACCGCCGCGGTGGGCAAGCGGCTCACCTGGGGCTCCGTCGTCGCGGCGGGCCAGCACGTGCGGCAGGTGGCCGTCGGCGACCGCGTGCTGTTCGACCCCGACGAGCGGGCCGAGGTGGAGCTCGAGGCGCAGACGTACCTGCTGCTCCGGGAGAAGGACGTGCACGCCGTGGCGGAGCCGCGCGACGGCGGCCAGGGCACGGGGCTGTACCTGTAG
- a CDS encoding STAS domain-containing protein has translation MPNTAAADPTPPLPERGHVWLDDAEPALLRMRGEVDVAVVEELRDQLGAVSARGTDLAAVLPQVRAVDMSEVTFADSSAVGLLAGLVMALQPEGASLTVRGIGPTVETLLEVTGLLPHLVVEG, from the coding sequence GTGCCGAACACCGCCGCCGCCGACCCGACCCCGCCGCTCCCCGAGCGCGGCCACGTGTGGCTCGACGACGCGGAGCCCGCCCTGCTCCGGATGCGCGGCGAGGTCGACGTCGCCGTGGTGGAGGAGCTGCGCGACCAGCTGGGCGCGGTCAGCGCGCGCGGCACGGACCTCGCGGCGGTGCTGCCGCAGGTGCGGGCGGTCGACATGTCCGAGGTGACGTTCGCCGACTCGTCGGCCGTCGGCCTGCTCGCGGGGCTCGTCATGGCGCTGCAGCCGGAGGGTGCGTCGCTGACGGTGCGGGGGATCGGCCCGACCGTCGAGACGCTGCTCGAGGTGACGGGCCTGCTGCCGCACCTCGTCGTCGAGGGCTGA
- a CDS encoding methyl-accepting chemotaxis protein: protein MPAPAAPAAPDTGRRRRLVTDAPVGARIGAVLGLLAVAVGVVAGLGIARLGGLESSIDRLGREAIEPQTYLVNTQRWFQASRARVLEYGMVAPEDRAKIVDDRAGFDADALQNVADYEPYVLDDAAYAALEDAYGRYQAAADAIEPLADESATAYHDAYADQVRGITTEIGDALQALTDSVSANAADGVADASADARSATVQMIAVGVVGVLLAAALGILLVRRIVRDLAAVQRTVQSIGDGDLTVSVPLDSRDELGRMAGSLNEAQGSLRALMSGVVHTAQTVAAAAEELAAASQQVVAGSDETSAQAGVVAAAAEQVSRNVQTVAAGAEQMGASIREIAQNASQAAKVAGQATDAAAVTNDQVARLGTSSQEIGNVVKVITSIAEQTNLLALNATIEAARAGEAGKGFAVVAGEVKELAQETAKATEDIARRVEAIQADTSGAVGAIGEISHIIASINDYQLTIASAVEEQTATTTEMSRSVAEAATGSGEIATNITGVASAATQSSQTLNQMGSAVAELARMSEDLRGQVSRFRY from the coding sequence ATGCCCGCACCCGCCGCACCCGCAGCGCCCGACACCGGCCGGCGCCGCCGGCTCGTGACCGACGCCCCCGTGGGCGCCCGCATCGGCGCGGTGCTCGGCCTGCTCGCCGTCGCCGTCGGCGTCGTCGCCGGCCTGGGCATCGCCCGGCTCGGCGGCCTCGAGTCGTCGATCGACCGGCTCGGCCGCGAGGCGATCGAGCCGCAGACCTACCTGGTGAACACGCAGCGCTGGTTCCAGGCCAGCCGGGCCCGGGTGCTCGAGTACGGGATGGTGGCGCCGGAGGACCGCGCCAAGATCGTCGACGACCGCGCCGGCTTCGACGCGGACGCGCTGCAGAACGTGGCCGACTACGAGCCGTACGTGCTGGACGACGCCGCGTACGCCGCGCTCGAGGACGCCTACGGGCGCTACCAGGCCGCCGCCGACGCGATCGAGCCCCTGGCCGACGAGAGCGCCACGGCGTACCACGACGCGTACGCGGACCAGGTGCGCGGGATCACGACCGAGATCGGCGACGCGCTCCAGGCGCTGACCGACTCCGTGTCCGCGAACGCGGCGGACGGCGTCGCGGACGCCTCCGCCGACGCCCGGTCGGCGACGGTGCAGATGATCGCGGTCGGCGTGGTGGGCGTGCTGCTCGCCGCGGCGCTCGGCATTCTGCTGGTCCGGCGGATCGTCCGCGACCTCGCGGCGGTGCAGCGCACGGTGCAGAGCATCGGCGACGGCGACCTCACCGTCTCCGTGCCGCTCGACTCCCGCGACGAGCTCGGCCGGATGGCGGGCTCGCTGAACGAGGCGCAGGGCTCGCTCCGCGCCCTGATGAGCGGCGTGGTGCACACGGCGCAGACGGTGGCGGCGGCCGCGGAGGAGCTGGCCGCCGCGTCGCAGCAGGTCGTGGCGGGCTCGGACGAGACGAGTGCGCAGGCGGGCGTGGTCGCGGCGGCCGCGGAGCAGGTGTCGCGCAACGTGCAGACGGTGGCGGCGGGCGCGGAGCAGATGGGCGCCAGCATCCGGGAGATCGCGCAGAACGCGTCGCAGGCGGCCAAGGTCGCCGGGCAGGCCACCGATGCCGCGGCGGTCACGAACGACCAGGTCGCCCGCCTGGGCACCTCGTCGCAGGAGATCGGGAACGTCGTCAAGGTCATCACGAGCATCGCGGAGCAGACGAACCTGCTGGCGCTGAACGCGACGATCGAGGCGGCGCGGGCGGGTGAGGCGGGCAAGGGCTTCGCGGTCGTGGCCGGGGAGGTCAAGGAGCTGGCGCAGGAGACGGCGAAGGCGACCGAGGACATCGCGCGCCGGGTCGAGGCGATCCAGGCCGACACCAGCGGCGCGGTCGGCGCGATCGGCGAGATCTCGCACATCATCGCGAGCATCAACGACTACCAGCTGACGATCGCGTCGGCGGTCGAGGAGCAGACGGCGACGACCACGGAGATGTCCCGGTCGGTGGCCGAGGCCGCGACCGGCTCCGGCGAGATCGCCACCAACATCACCGGTGTCGCGTCCGCCGCGACGCAGTCCTCCCAGACCCTCAACCAGATGGGCTCGGCCGTCGCGGAGCTCGCCCGGATGTCGGAGGACCTGCGCGGCCAGGTGTCGCGGTTCCGGTACTGA
- a CDS encoding NAD(P)/FAD-dependent oxidoreductase, with product MTERTQRTDGDGAPGDTVTYDVVVLGAGAVGENAADRAGRLGLSVLVVEHELVGGECSYWACMPSKALLRPGAVLAAARAVPGAAEMVQGLLDPAAVLARRDEFTSHWDDHSQVEWLDSAGIALLRGTARFTGPKELLVESEDGDTRVIARHAVIVSTGSEPTVPGIPGLAEAQPWTSREATAVKDVPSSLVVLGGGVVGVEMAVAYRDLGAEVTLLVRGDRLLDKAEPFAAEEVAAGLRELGVDLRFGTNATRVDRDERGVHLTVEGPQGADELHADEVLVATGRRPRTTDLGLDVLGLEPGAPVAVDDALQATGVPDGWLFAVGDVTGRTATTHQGKYDARVVGDVVAARFSADVAEPGEGAAEAHAAERDAGAFSRYRASADHVAVPQVVFTRPEVAWVGLAEQQARDAGLRVRAVSYPIGSVAGASVAADGYSGTAQVVIDEDRGVLVGATFTGPDAAELLQAATVAVTGEVPLDRLWHAVPAYPTVSEVWLRLLETAGL from the coding sequence ATGACCGAGCGCACCCAGCGGACGGACGGGGACGGCGCCCCCGGCGACACCGTGACGTACGACGTCGTGGTCCTGGGCGCGGGCGCGGTGGGCGAGAACGCCGCCGACCGGGCCGGCCGGCTCGGGCTGTCCGTGCTGGTGGTCGAGCACGAGCTGGTCGGCGGGGAGTGCTCCTACTGGGCGTGCATGCCGTCGAAGGCCCTGCTGCGGCCGGGCGCGGTGCTCGCCGCGGCGCGGGCGGTGCCGGGCGCGGCGGAGATGGTGCAGGGCCTCCTCGACCCCGCCGCCGTGCTGGCCCGGCGCGACGAGTTCACCTCGCACTGGGACGACCACTCCCAGGTCGAGTGGCTGGACTCCGCCGGCATCGCGCTGCTGCGCGGCACCGCGCGGTTCACGGGCCCGAAGGAGCTGCTCGTGGAGAGCGAGGACGGCGACACCCGGGTCATCGCGCGGCACGCCGTGATCGTGTCCACGGGCAGCGAGCCGACGGTGCCCGGCATCCCCGGCCTGGCCGAGGCGCAACCCTGGACCTCGCGCGAGGCGACGGCGGTCAAGGACGTGCCGTCGAGCCTGGTGGTCCTGGGCGGGGGCGTGGTCGGCGTCGAGATGGCGGTCGCCTACCGCGACCTGGGGGCCGAGGTCACGCTGCTCGTCCGCGGGGACCGGCTGCTCGACAAGGCCGAGCCGTTCGCCGCCGAGGAGGTGGCGGCGGGGCTGCGCGAGCTGGGCGTCGACCTGCGGTTCGGGACGAACGCGACGCGGGTGGACCGCGACGAGCGCGGCGTGCACCTGACGGTCGAGGGCCCGCAGGGCGCCGACGAGCTGCACGCCGACGAGGTGCTCGTGGCCACGGGCCGGCGGCCGCGGACCACCGACCTCGGGCTGGACGTGCTCGGGCTGGAGCCGGGCGCGCCGGTGGCCGTCGACGACGCCCTGCAGGCGACCGGGGTCCCGGACGGCTGGCTGTTCGCGGTGGGCGACGTCACGGGGCGCACCGCCACCACGCACCAGGGCAAGTACGACGCCCGGGTCGTGGGCGACGTCGTGGCCGCACGGTTCTCCGCGGACGTCGCGGAGCCGGGGGAGGGTGCCGCCGAGGCCCACGCCGCGGAGCGGGACGCCGGCGCCTTCAGCCGGTACCGCGCGTCCGCCGACCACGTGGCGGTGCCCCAGGTCGTGTTCACCCGGCCCGAGGTCGCCTGGGTCGGGCTGGCCGAGCAGCAGGCGCGCGACGCCGGCCTGCGGGTGCGGGCGGTGTCCTACCCGATCGGGTCCGTGGCGGGCGCCTCCGTCGCGGCCGACGGGTACTCCGGCACGGCGCAGGTCGTCATCGACGAGGACCGGGGCGTGCTCGTGGGGGCGACGTTCACCGGGCCGGACGCCGCGGAGCTCCTGCAGGCCGCGACGGTCGCGGTGACGGGGGAGGTGCCGCTGGACCGGCTGTGGCACGCCGTGCCGGCGTACCCGACGGTCAGCGAGGTCTGGCTGCGGCTGCTGGAGACCGCCGGGCTCTGA